The genomic window TAATACCCAGCGAATTCATTTTAAGCAAAAACCTGCAAATAACaacgaagaagaaaaagaagaggaggtGGAGCAAGGGTTTACAGTTTAAACACTTTCTCAGGGTCCAGTGGAaaaaggaggagagagagaagattTTTGCAATCCCCGTCACTCTTGTTGCAAAAATTGGACTCATCTAAATGGGCCGGACCCATTTTTCCAGTATAATAGAACCAAAAGACTTCGGCAACTAGACGGTTCAACATGGAAATGGGTATGAGACAAGAAGTTCTATTATCatcatttttatttgtttttgttgttgACGTGTTTCATAGAATGATGAAAAAACAGTAAGGAATGACCTTATATCGCCTCTATTAATTGGGAGGAATAATATTGAGTTGTCACCTTCTAAATTTGTAAATGAcacaattttattattatatctaCCTGATGAAGATATCATCAAAAATTATAAGAGACTGTTATGATATTTTGAAATGATGTCGGaatttagcattaattttgataaaattagttTGATATCGATTATTTATGCGAAGTAGTGAATTTAAAGTATGTGCAGCTTGCTAAGATGTAAGGAGCGAGGCTACTCTTTTAGTCAAATATTTTAGAATCTCTTTAGGAGTTAATTTAAGACTAGTAAAGACTTTGAAGTCGATAATAGATAAAGTGGAGGAAAAGCTTAGTTTATGAAAAGCTAAGGTGCTCAATAAAACTGGTAAGTTGGTGCTTATTAAATCAGTATTGAATAACTTGCCAATATATTATTTGAACTTGTACAAGTTgtcaaaggctgttgcagagagGTTGATTTCCTTATAGAAAAAGTTTATGTGGAGCAAAGAAGACAATAAGAATGATATGATATTGGTTAAATGGGAAGTGGTGCAAGCTCCAAAATGGTTAGGTGGATTGAGGGTTGGCGATGCAGTGATTCATAATACAGCActtttgtttaagtggtggtagcggtttttgaaggaggaatgtccgtTATGGAAGAAAGTTGTATTCTCTTGTAACAATCTGAACCCAAATGAAATGCTATCCAATCAGATTCTACCAACCAAAAGTGGTCCGAAGAAGGATATCTGTCACCTACAGATTAAAAAGCAACAAGTTAAGGATAAGATTATTGCTGGCCTATCTATGGAGGTAAGTGATGAAAAAAATACTCGATTCTGGGAGGATGTGTGGCTACAATGTGGATCTTTGAAAACTCGATTTCTGAGACTCTTCTCAGTTTCATACCAAAAAGGATCTGTCATAggagattgtggattttgggatgGATTTGAGTAGATTTGAAACTTCCATTGGAGGAGAGAGTTATATCAATGGAAATTGGAATTAGTAAATCAACTACATGATACGTTAAGGTCGGTTAAGCTAGCACATCGCAGAGAGGATAAAGTTGTGtggaaatttgattaaaaaaaagggTATTTATTCTACTAACTCTTTTATGCAAGTGTTGCAGACAGAGACGCTCTCGGAGGATGTAACAAGCTTTAGTTTTACTAAAACTGTTTGGAAAGGTCTAGAGTTCCACCAAGTGTAGAGTTGTTTATTTGGTTTGTTTTGAGTAGTAGAGTGAAtactaagaaaaaatatatagatTAGGAGTGTCTAATCAGGTTGATAATGTCTGTGTACTATGTAAAAAAGATATTGAATATGTTCACCATTTATTTCTTAGTTGTGAGTTTATTTGGCAGGTATAGTGCACATGGCTTTTGAATTTTGGGAGGCTGTGGTCTATTCCAGACACCTTGAAAGATTATTTTGAGAGTTGGACAAAAGGTCATAATAAGAAGAAGGAGCATTAAAAATAGTTTATGAGCTTCTTTGCAATTATTTGAAACGTCCAAttgaaaagaatagaagaatttttttaaataaagaatCAGGTGTGGTGAAAATCATCAACGCATCTTTTTAGTGTTATAAAGAGTGGAAAAAAATAGGATAAGTGAATTAGATGTTTCTGctttgttatttttgttttttcttggtTCTTTTACTCCACTTGATCCACTTGATGTATTGAGCttctttattttaagaaaaataaaaccaAAAGATAATGATAAATAGTGATTTTTGGGACTATTATTCTAAGCCTAAAAAAAATCCAGTTAACAACATCAAACAGCAACGTCTTCCTCTATGGTGCTGCGGCAGAATCTTCCTCAGCGATGTGGCGGTTGATACTGCTATTCCTCTAAGGAGGTttttgataaaccgctattttacggtttattttgtattaaattgagtggattttatccattattctcacacttatgcatataaattgtatgttttacattttccttcttaattctgtgttttgattgaaaacatgcttctttggtcataaattactaatttttaatcttctcttgttaccattcgatgccgtgatatgtgtgttaagtgatttcaagttttccatggcaggaatggcttagaagatggaaaggaagcatgcaaaagtggaaggaacacaagaaattgaagtttggagaagctggcagcgacgcacacgcgtggacgacgcatacgcgtgatcagCGCATCAGGCACAgcaacgcgtatgcgtgaatgacgcgtacgcgtgaccaggattttgccaagcatgcgtacgcgtgatagagcgtcacgtgctgcaatttgcagaaaacgctgggggcaatttctggactCCTTTTGACCCAATTTCAGGGCCAAAAACACTgattagaggctgtagagtggagCTGGATGGAACATCATTCATTCATACACtttagatttagatgtagttcccctctctctaggtttttaggtttttaggtttagcttttctcaatttcagatttctactttactttaatttagttttcttctactcttatttgttctaacaCTTTAGTTATCTATTACTTTTATTGATTCCTTTGTTTTGttcatttagtttatgaactcttatgttactttcaatttcctttttaatgcaattttatgtttcatgtttatggcttctttatttaattgttgattgttgatttcttgcaattgttagtcttaggttttattgttccttgttaattttctatgtttttattttgtacccaccaagtgtttgataaaatgcttggttggattttaaattagctttttatgctcttagcttagattgagtaatttggagactcttgaattgtcaaagtttCTTTTTGGTGgcgattgaaagttgctagttggcttgagcttcactaactctagtctttgattaggacttgtgaactcaagttgaattgctcacttgacttaccttcaattgttagaggttaactaagtgagagtaaaagataattaccatcacaagtgactatgataatggggatagaaatttcaattatcaaccattgctaggacttttcttaattgttattttatttctttgtcatttacattacttgttccttatttcaaaacccaaaaatatacttttccataaccaataataaatacactttcttacaattccttgagagacgacccaatgTTTAAATActtggtaaaattttttttttgagtttactttagtgacaaataaattaaattttgattgaggtttaattgttggTGTAGAATCTACTGATACATACCTACTTTCATAATCTCTCTCCGTTTCCTTATTAATTTGCCAAATCTATTTCTACAAGTTGCTTAATTGAACGTTGATACCATTGTTTGATTTCGTTGAGCTAAATGCGTTCTAATCAATGGTTTGAAAACTGAAAGTTTCAGCGATTccacttttaattattatttaatcatGAAGCAAATATAGGTTGCTAATCTCAAGATATCAATCCTAATACGTGAACAGGTTCATAGAAAATTTTGCAACAGCCAAGTGAATCATAGCTTGATGACCGACCTATCATGTGTTTTCCTCCCCCATTCTGTTTCTTCAAGGTCCTTGATGAGGCCTAATGCAGCAAAGGCCTTCGTTAAaagtcttttttattttcttcatattttgaatttatgtttTAATAATTTCTTCTTCCGACTGAGTTCACTATAACTCATTTTGCTTGCAGTGTGGAAGGTGATGGAGTTGTGCTAATAGATATTGCTTCAAGTATGCTGTGTCACATAGAGGGAACTATACTACAAGGTTCTGTTCAATTTGCCACATCTATTTCCTTCTCCGACAAATGTCAACATGACAATCCAGGGTTTTATCACTCTCATTTTTCTTTGAGTTTGAGATCTCTTGGTGTTTTTTTGAATGCGAATGAAATGATCTATCTGTACACCATAGATGTTGTGGCATCGCTTAGGTGCAGCCAATACAGTCTCCGAATCATGGCATCTAGTCGAGGTCTAGCAGCCGGCCGCCTTACTTTTCAGGTTCCTCAACAGTTTCACTGACTCCTTAGGTTTCAACTGTTCAATTAAAATGCTACTGCAACTTTACTGATATCTAGTTTTCAATTTTTCCTGCATAGGAGCCAGGCAAAGAGGTTGTTGATTGCTCTGTATGCAAATCTTTTGGACATTCAATTTTGGGAGACTTGAATTTGTTAGAAAACTTTATTTAGAGACTGATGCTAGATACACTATAATTGTGGAGAAGGTAGGTTTCTTGGTGGTAATTTAGGTTTGATAGATTTTCTTAGTTTCATTGTCCAATTGCATTGTGCTACTTGAACAAGTTCCATTTTTTTCCCTAAAGGTAGAAAGTTTGATACAAGAATATGGTTTTGTTTAGCATGCAATATTTCAGTAGTATAATACTCTCGCTCAGATTGTCACGTTTCTAGCCGCGCCACTTTGATAGCGAAAATATTACGACGACttccatatatttaataataagataTGATCCTTTAACTCGAAATTGTATTGCTGTTTTCTTGAAAAAATCGGAAATACTTTTAGATTTTTACCAAcatgcatatacatatatacaaaacttcTTATACAAGTAACCTATACATATTATATTCCTACAAATCATATAACTTCTATCTCTCTTATAAAATTATAATGACAAAGGCAAGGAAAAAAACCATGACTAATATATATTAATCGGAAACAGTACAACTAAAGACTTAGCAAAAACTTTCTCAATTTTCTCGTCCGTCCTAAAAAGAGAAGTCTGTAAGGGACAAGAACATTGTCCTCGCTGGTTCTCAATAGAGGGTTTTTAAGAATTGTTcgtaagaagatattttaaataaaactattttcaaTTGCAGTGATCGTCAGTCATTATCCAAATTTAAAACtcatatttttcttataaaaatttcacGCAAAATAACATTCCATATATTTCACCACTTACTAAGAAAACATTTCAACCAAAACTTACCACTGATCTAACCAATCATGGCCTTTGGCCCAAATCAAATTAACTCGACCTTCGTCCCAAATTAAATCAACTCGGCCTCGAGcccaaattaaatcaaatcaccATCAAAACTCAAACCCAAAACAAAATCCATCACAGGCACAAATAATGTAAGGCAAACACAATCAGAGGACAATTACAGCAAGTACAACAAATAACAATTAGACAGAAATAATcaaataggcaaaccaaaacacttaagcacacccagacaaagcaaacaaatgcagtaAGATACTTGCatgtcctactggccgtgagcttaCGTGTCCGTTACTTTTCTAGAACCCGACACATTCgttagctaacccggatatcgtcCTCTTGAAAATCGGTGGGCGGTACACCACCGCGATCCTCACCTAgtgagcggtacaccaccacgattcCCAACATTGCAAGTGGTACACCACCACGATTCTCGCAAGATTTTCAATTGGAAAACACAAACCAATGGGTGGTAAATAATCACGATCCCcacaaacatttttatttaaaaacttatGGGCGGTAAATAACCATGATCCCCACGGCCATTGCGATATTGGACAAGCGATACACCATCACAATCCTTGCCAGGTCAAAGCTCACATTCAAAATTACAATCTTTTAAAATCTTGACTTGGGGAAATAGGATTAAGGCACAACCCTTGCATACTGCCCAAGTGTTTCAAATATAAAAATCTCTCTTTAAAAACAATTCAAATCTATTTCTCTTTCATAAAACTTCTTTTCACCAAAATAAAAGTCTCAAATCAACTTCATTTTTAAGTTCAATAATTTTCCAAAGACCCAAAATCATCTTTCCAttataaattaaactaaaataatatgatttttaaatcaaattttcttttaaataacaaGGCCcaatatcttaataaaaaatttattttttggtgaatgctacccaaccccctctaaaataacatgtaagttacccttcatgatgtgtcaaattttaattggtcattatcttaaccatagttgAGTTATTTTGTATCGCCGTCGTGACAAGAAGCAGAAGCGCCAACGTTCGTCATCCTCTACTGCATTCTCACGcaatctctctttcttcaatgtATCATTCTTTAACTACGTTGTTAAATTCCCGTCCTTTCTAGTATAGCCAGCGCCGATGTCATTGTTATCTCCTGTCTCACTCGATTCCTCTTTCTGTTGTGGATCACTCtttttacatataaatatatgttccATCATGTAgttaaataaagatatattttttaataaaaaaatttaataaccaagcTATTAATTATGTTGATAAGGAGTGATGCGCAGAAAAAGAGATCGAATGAGAGGATAGGAGATAACGCTGGCTTTATTGGGAAGGACGGTAAAATTACGACGAGAATTTAAAGACGTCGAGACGATGACGACGACGTTGGCGGTTCTTGTCATGACGGCGATACTTAAAAGGACGGAAGCTACGCGATGAAGAAAGAATGGAGGAGTGGAAAGATGCTTCAATTAATGGAAGTGGGgttttgatattttaagaaattatattatTACCCATCTccaataataaattacaaaataatctaACTATGATTAAGATGATGACcaattaaaatttgacacataataaaggataaattacatgttattttagagaaaGTTGAATAGAATTcaccttattttttttattcctctTCATAAACCAATGCCTTTTCCAAATGGTACAAAACACACACGGCTACCACCAccgattttaatatataaataatatttctctttATTTCCtatttaagaaattttttttctaagttgATTTACCTAATCCATAATGTTCtttattataattttgataatagAAAAGGCTCAACCACACAATTCTTTTTATGGTACATTTTAGGTCTTTATTGCTTGTGCTAACTCTTTTTTTGACTTTATTatagtattaatttttaaaaattcgtcttttttatttatttacggTGTATTCAAACAATAAATATGAGATTAATTTCaatgataaataattaaatactttTTTTAGTGTCTGCTTCAAAATCTTAAAAATTTATAGATGCTAGAAAATACATTTTTTAGTGTCTTTTTTTAGCTCATCACTATTAGATGAGAAAATGCTTTGAACGGCTAATGCAGTTAATCCACGAAGATTTACTCTCTAAACTCGCCATATATACAATGATGTGCAGTGTAACTTCCATGAAGCAAGACAATCTTCTCTCCACGTTCCCACTTCTCAAGTCTTATATTATACGGTTGAAAAAATCTGCCACCCATTTACCCCCGACAATAACCGCTATCGATCACGTCAATAGGAAAGCGAGAGAAAACGACTCGAGACAAACACAAGACGCACACTGGTAGTTACACATCTTAACTGTCTCATATTGTGACAAATCCATGCAGGGTCACTATCCAAAGTTAAGGATTAAAGTCCGAAAATTATCATTATTTGTGGCCAAGAAGATGCACAGGAACAAGCGTCACTTCCACATCAAGGAAAATGCTAATACTGCCAGTGATAGAGACTGCAAAGGGAGCACAaggaaattattattatttagggTCCTTCGGAATAATATGGGATCTTCATCATCAGCACTTGTTAAGTATCCATCCAATAAAGGGAAGAAAAGCAATGAGGATAATGGTGACAATGCTGAAACTGAGAGGGCGTTTTCAAGAGAGTTGGAAAATAATTTGGTGTATGGGGATGTTAATGATAAGCGACCAATTGGAGTTGTTTCATTGTCTCAGCTTATTGCACTTGAAAAGCATGAAGGTGGAAAAGCTGAAGGAAAGAACAAAATGGACAAGAAGAGTGCAAGAATGAATCATCGTTTGATGAGTTTTTTAAATGAGAAGAAGAGAAGGTGGAAGAATTTCATCATCAAGGCCAATACAAGGAAGAAGAGATTCAATGGTGATGGCGAGTGTGATTGTGCTGTTAAGAGATTCAGGCCAGcaaggaggaagaggaaggtCAGTTTATGGCGGTTGCTTAGGATTCCATCGAGAATGTTAGTCATTCGGGCGTTGAAGTTGAAGATGGTGAAATGTCTGGTGACAAAGAAGAAAGTTAGAAAGCAAAGTGAACAAGGAAATGGGGATGGTGAGGCTGAAGGAGTGTTGGAAGTGGAACTATGCAAGAGAAGGATTCTTATGGGAGCGAAATGCAAGCCCTTGAGTTCTTCTGGAGTACTAAGGTATGACAAAGATGGCATTCATATACCAGAGATAATTCCATGACTAGGGAACCAAACCATGCCACATTTtccttcagttttttttttttttttattggttgtAGTTGGTGATTAGTTCGTAACTACATACTTGTTAAGTTTATTTTTGTATACTGGAAGAACTGCTAGAATTTTCTCCATTTGTATACGTACTGTTTTACATATCGGTGTTCTACACTTCTACTCTGTCCGACATTCCAATCATTATTGAACTTGTGAAAGGTATAGTTTAGAAAGAATTTCAAGTGTACTAGGTATCTTAGTGTTCTAGTAATTTTaatcattaattttaattactaaaatatcAATATTCCGAGTACATTTGGAAACTTTCCTATAGTTTATACGAATCAACCAATTAGCAATAACTTAAGGGACAATACTTTTTAGAGTCTCGTACTTTACAATCTTAATATAGTTGATTGTGCCAACAAGGTTAAGCGCAATCGATTTTGATGCAACTTAAGCATACTATTGGTGAAATGGTATTCAAAGTTCATTCATTAAGTCATTAAGAGTTCAAGGCAAGCTGTACACTGAAAGATCAAATATTAAGTGACATTTCTTCACGCTCCTAATAAGCAAGTCATAATATTCAGTGAAATGAATATGATAGAGTTGAGATTATATACCCCAAAGTTAAGGCTGTTGGAGGTTCTTGTAGGTTAAATTTCATTCCACAGGCACAAAATGTCTCATCAAATAAAGGCAATCAAACCCACAAATATTTGAACAGCTTTCGTGCCAATTACATTACAGACGTTTGTCCTATCAAAGAGACTATGGACCACCAAGCTCGAGCCAAGAAACATATACACATGTCGCAAACTCTTCTTGTGAACTTGATAACTGCCACTCAGCAAGAAAACAGCAAAAGTAGTGTTGAGTGCCACATACATGCCCCACAAATTACAAGGTAAAATACAGTAAGCAACTTTTCCCCCCTATGGATCTTCACTGGTTTTAAACCACACATCCGCATATCAAATTCAAAGCAAAGCTTTAGACCTTCAGAGGTTTCAAACCCAGGGCTGCACGTAGCTTGTTAGCTTCTGCAATCTCAGGATCAGGGTGGTCAGTCCCATCatccttcttttccttcttttcttttttctccttctttttcttagGCTCATCATCCTCATGTCCATCTCCATGCCTCCGAGGACTCGCGCTGCTCCGAGCATGTCTCTTTCTGTAGTCACCACCATCATAGTCCTTGCGATCCTTACTCCTACTTCGACTTCTTGAACGACTCCTTCGCCTTCCACGGTCACGATCTCTGTCTCTCCTATCCCGCTCCCTACCTTCTCTCTCACGACCATAATCTTTTTCTTCCCTTAGACGATATCTGTCTCTATCCCTCTCCCTATCTCTGTCCCTATCTCGGTCTCTGTCTCTGTCTCGGCCACGTCCGCGCTCTCTCTCGTAATCTCTATCGTAATCTCTGTCATAATCTCTATCATAGTCACGATCCCTATTTTAAAAGAACATAAAAACTCAAATTTTAAGTAAGATTAAACATTTAAAAGGACAAATCGAATAAAACCAGGATTACAAAGCACAATATACTGATACAACATAAATGTATGACCCATCATACTTCTCACTGCACACTGTCAGTGCAGAGAAACCTGGCAGGGTCACCAGATTTTATTATAGGAAGCAGTTGCTCATCACAAGTGGCTCTGAATGCCACAGTGGAAACCAAAATATATTCTACTGGATATTAATCCAACGCGAATGTGTGCATTCATGTGCAAACTTCAGAAACAGCTTCCAATATGGCAACGTACATATATAAATTTGTTCACATCTGCTATTTTGAAAATACAATACAATAAATATAAGAGAATTAACATTAAATTGGGGATTTAGTCCCTTCAGCCAGAATAAACCCCCCATACCAGCACAGAAGTTCAAGAAAAACCAAAAAGCAAATGAAAAGAAATAGCAGAAAGGCCGAAGACAGATTGACATCTGCATTAGTATAATAATCCTGTATTATACAAATcattaaataattaaatcaaaacaTCAGCACTTCAGCAGCACTATCAGATATGTCTGATACAAGTAAGTTTTAAACATGAAGGGAAGGATTCACCTTTTCATAGGCCCTATCTTCAAGCTCATCAGCAGGTTGGTCGTtatcctctttctcttcttcctcctcaaaaTCTTCCTCAAGTGCACTGCGTCTAGGTTCTAATGAACCAAGAGACTCAAGATTCCACCTAGGAAATAGACCAGAGAACCCCATAATTTAAT from Arachis ipaensis cultivar K30076 chromosome B09, Araip1.1, whole genome shotgun sequence includes these protein-coding regions:
- the LOC107618486 gene encoding pre-mRNA-splicing factor 38 isoform X1; the protein is MANRTDPAAKSIRGTNPQNLVEKILRSKIYQNTYWKEQCFGLTAETLVDKAMELDHLGGTYGGNRKPTPFMCLVMKMLQIQPEKEIVIEFIKNEDYKYVRVLGAFYLRLTGTDVDVYRYLEPLYNDYRKLRRKLADGQFTLTHVDEVIDELLTKDYSCDIALPRVKRRWNLESLGSLEPRRSALEEDFEEEEEKEDNDQPADELEDRAYEKDYYRGRDRDRDRDRDRDRERDRDRYRLREEKDYGREREGRERDRRDRDRDRGRRRSRSRSRSRSKDRKDYDGGDYRKRHARSSASPRRHGDGHEDDEPKKKKEKKEKKEKKDDGTDHPDPEIAEANKLRAALGLKPLKV
- the LOC107618486 gene encoding pre-mRNA-splicing factor 38 isoform X2; translation: MANRTDPAAKSIRGTNPQNLVEKILRSKIYQNTYWKEQCFGLTAETLVDKAMELDHLGGTYGGNRKPTPFMCLVMKMLQIQPEKEIVIEFIKNEDYKYVRVLGAFYLRLTGTDVDVYRYLEPLYNDYRKLRRKLADGQFTLTHVDEVIDELLTKDYSCDIALPRVKRRWNLESLGSLEPRRSALEEDFEEEEEKEDNDQPADELEDRAYEKVNPSQNRDRDYDRDYDRDYDRDYERERGRGRDRDRDRDRDRDRERDRDRYRLREEKDYGREREGRERDRRDRDRDRGRRRSRSRSRSRSKDRKDYDGGDYRKRHARSSASPRRHGDGHEDDEPKKKKEKKEKKEKKDDGTDHPDPEIAEANKLRAALGLKPLKV